Below is a window of Bradyrhizobium sp. CB82 DNA.
CTGTCGGGGATGAATGCAAAGCTTGGCGGCGAATCCCAGCGACCGGGCGAAAGCAATGTCGTTGACCAGGGCATCATGATCGTGAATGGCCGCGGTGACGCCGGCGATCGGAGCGGCAAGGCCGGCGCAACGCGACGCCAGCGCGATCTGGCTGGCCGGCATCAGCAGCCCTCGCGGATCCTCGCTGAGGCCGAGGTCCAGGGCAAAATCGAGCGTCCCGAAGGCGAGACGCTGGACTCCCACAGTGCCGGCAAGCATGTCAATTGCACGGAGCCCCAGCGCGCTCTCGATCAGCGGCACCAGCACCGGCTCTTCGCCGAGCGCGGCGAGGACATCCGTCAATACGTCACGCGCCTCTGCCTTTGGCACCATCGCGCCGACACCGTGCAGGGCGCGGAGCATCGCAAGGTCATCTGCGAACCAAGGTGTGGTCGCGCCGTTGATCCGAACCAGCGTCCGTTTGTTCGCAACCGGCCTGCAATGGCACCATTCCGCGACGCCCGCGCGGGCCTCCGCTTTCCTATCGGGATGAACGGCGTCCTCGAGATCCAGGATCACGACGTCAGCGCCCGAGCCAAGCGCCCGCTTAAAGCGCTCCGGCCGATCGCCGGGTACGAAAAGGTAGGTGATCGGAAGGCGCATGGGTCAAATCGCTCCTTCTGCGCGCAGGCCTGCGATCTGCGTCGCCGAATAACCGAGCTGTTCGAGAATCGCTCCGGTGTGCTCGCCCAATGCGGGCACGGGATCCATCCTCGGATCGCCATCCTCCCACGATCCCGGCGGCAGCAGGGCGGGCACTTCGCCCCTTGGCGTGCCAACGTTCCGCCAGCGGGCGCGCGCCTGGAGCTGCGGGTGCGCCCAAAGCGCATCCATGTCGTTGGCCCGCGCGTTCGCGATGTTCGCTTGCTCAAGACGCTCGATGACCTCGGCAGCTGAAAGGCTTGCGAACGTTGCGTCGATAATCGCTTCGAGTTCCTGTCGCGCCGCATTGCGCTGGGCGTTGCCGGCAAATCTCTCTTCACGCGCGAGCTCCGGACGACGCAGAACGTACTCGCAAAACGCCACCCATTCGCGCTCGTTCTGAAGGCCGAGGAGCACGGTGTTTCCATCGCCGGCTTGAAACAGGCCATAAGGATAGATGGTCGCGTGACTGGCGCCGGTCCGCGCCGGTGGCGCCGCACCGTCAAACGCGTAGTAGAGCGGGTACGACATCCATTCGCCGAGCGCTTCGAGCATCGAGATGTCGATGTGCCGACCCTTGCCGGTTTTCTGACGCTCGATCAACGCGGCAAGGATGTTGCTGAATGCGTACATTCCGGCGGCGATATCGGCGATCGACGGCCCGGCCTTCGAGGGTGTCTCCTTGGTCCCCGTGACCGAGAGAAAGCCGGCCTCTGCCTGGATCAGAAGGTCGTAAGCCTTCTTGTCCCTGTAGGGGCCGTCATTGCCGTAACCCGAGATATCGCAGACGATGATCCCAGGCTTTTGTGCGACGAGATCCTGATAACCAAAGCCCAGCCGCGCTGTAGCGCCCGGAGCGAGGTTCTGCACCAGGACGTCGGCATGCACCTGGATCAGGCGCTTCAGGATTTGCCGCGCCTCGGGGTGCTTGATATCGAGCGCCAGGCTTTCCTTGGAGCGGTTGGTCCATACGAAATGAGAGGCCAGGCCGCGCACCCGCGCGTCATAACCGCGTGCAAAGTCTCCCACACCAGGTCGCTCGACCTTGATGACGCGCGCGCCGAGATCGGCGAGCTGCCGGGTGGCAAACGGAGCTGCGATCGCATGCTCAAGGGTGATGACGGTTATTCCATCCAATGGTCTCATCGCATGTCCCTCACTTCGTCACCGCCGTCGCGTCCATGGTGAGCCAGCCCTCATGATCCCTGGCCCACAGATGAATGTTGCCATCCGGATCGGGCGCGCCGCACACGGAGAATTTGTTCACATCGAAGATTGGCCGCACAGCCCGGAACCGGAACTCAACCAACTCGGCATCGGCTCGCTTGTGACGAAGCAGGTCGAGCAGCAGCGTTGCGATCAGGGGGCCGTGTACAACAAGCCCAGGGTAGCCCTCGACCTCCGTGACATAGCGTCGATCGTAGTGGATGCGATGACCGTTGAAGGTCAGGGCCGAATAGCGGAACAGCAACACGTCATCGGGCGTCCACTCTTGCTGCCATTCCGCGTTGGCCGGTGCCGCGATCGGCGGCGGTGCCTTGTCCTCGGGTCTGGGAGGCCCACGATAGACGATGTCATGGAATTCCGTTAGGGAAGGCGCCGCTGCGTCGTTGCGGCTCACCTCATGACGCACCTTCACGAAAACTAGACAGCCGCTGCGGCCAGACTTCTCCGTAATATTTTCGATCCGCGACACGCGCTTCAGGCGGTCTCCGATCCGAATCGGCCTGTGAAAGTGGAACTGACTTCCTGCCCACATGCGGCGGGGCAGGGGCACGGGAGGCAGAAAACCGCCCCGCTTGGCATGGCCGTCCGGTCCGATCTCGGATTGCCGGTGCAGCGGCAGGAAATACAGCCAGTGCCACAGCGGAGGCAAAGGCGTCCCCACGGCCGGACGTTCGGCCGGGCCGTCCAGCATGGCCGAGAGCGCAGCATAAGGCGTGGGAGTGGCGGTGTCGGTCACGGTCTCGCTACGGCCGATCCAGTCGGTCAAATTCATGGTCGAATCTCCAGGCAGGAATTGCTCATGCGAATTGACGGGTCTCAACGCAGCTGACCGCGGCGGCGCCGTTCTGATCAAGTTCGCGCGTCAGCGTGCTCCGGTCGCAAGCGTTCTCCCATAGCGAGACCACGATGCTGGCGACGCAATTGCTGATCATGCTGGTCAGCGCACGCGCTTCCGACATGAAGCGATCGATCCCGATCAAGAGCGCGACGCCGGCGACCGGCAGGTCCGGCATCACGGTAAGCGTGGCAACGAGTGCGACGAAGCCGCTGCCGGTTACCCCCGCCGCACCCTTCGAGGTTAGCAGCATCAGCCCGAGCATCGCCGCGATCTGTCCCCATGAGAGATGGACGTCGCAGGCCTGGGCAATGAACAGCGACGCGAGCGTCAGATAGATCGCGCTGCCGTCCAGGTTGAACGAATAGCCCAGCGGCAGCACCAACCCGGACACTCCCTTCTGGCAGCCGAGCCGCTCCAGCTTGCGCAGTGCGCCGGGCAGGGCGGGTTCGGAAGAGGAGGTGCCGAGGACGATCAGCAGTTCTTCCCGAAAGTATCGGATGGTCTTCCAGAGACTAAAGCCGTTGATCCGGGCCAAGGCCCCAAGGACCAGCACGACGAAAGCCCCGCAGGCGACATAAAAGGTCAAGATCAGGAGCCCGAGCGAGCCCATCGAGCGGATGCCATAGCGACCGATCGTAAATGCCATCGCACCGAATGCCCCGAGCGGCGCCAGCTTCATGATGAAGCCGAAAGACGCAAACAGCGCGTGTGAGAATGAATCAATACCCTTCATTAGCGGCGCACCGGCATTGCCGGCGCGATTAATACCAAAGGCAACGAGGATCGAGATGAGTAGCACCGGCAACACTTCGCCTTCCGCGAACGCGCCGATGAAAGAGTGCGGTATAATGTGCAGCATGAAATCGGCGAAACCAACGGGACTAGCCTGCTTGGTGTAACGGGCGGCCACGCTTGGATCGAGCGAAGAGACTGCGACGTGCATACCGGCGCCCGGCTCAAGCACCGAGACCGCAACAAGTCCGGCGAGTAGTGCAGCGACGGTCAGCCCATAGAACAGTACCATCGACTTGATGAGGGTCCGGGCGATTTCGCGGTTGTCATGCAGGCTGCTGATGCCGCTGACGATCGTGCAGAACACGATTGGCGCGATCATCATCTTCACGAGCTTGACGAATCCATCCCCAAGCGGCTTGAGCGCTGCGCCAAAATCTGGCCAGACATGACCAACCGCGATGCCAAGAACGACGCCGACGAGCACCTGGACGTAGAGTAACCGGTAAAACGGCTTTCGCGTCGCGGTGCCGTCGCTTGGGCCTGATGCATCAACGCGCATCTCGCTTCTCCCTGTGTTATCTGTTTGTCTTGTTGTTTTTGGATCGCGTCGGCGATCTGCTCGCGAGCCGTTCGTTGGCGGCAGGCTTTTGCTGTGTCGGCGGGACCCTTGATGTCCGGCCCGTTGTCGAAGGCTGGCGCCAATCCCGCCCGAAGCATTGCCCCGTCGAGGTCGTTCTGTGAAATGCAAAGAATTGTGCTATTATTTCAAGGACTGGAATAATAAGGGGAGCGCTCGAAATGAACGCGGAACTGCTCGACCTCAAGGCCTTCGTGACGGTCGCCGAACTGGGCAGTTTCGTGCGCACTGCGGCAGCGCTGAACCTGTCCCAGCCGGCACTCAGCCGACGCATCCAGAAGCTGGAGGAGACCCTTGGCGCGCCGCTGCTCGAGCGGTCAACGCGTCATGTGGCGCTGACCATGGTCGGCCGCGATTTCCTACCCAAAATGCGACGGCTCATCGATGAGTATGAGACGTCCGTACTCGCAATCCGCGATTTCGGCGCGCGCAGCTCAGGGCTCGTCACGATCGCTGCGGTGCCTACGTCAGTGTTCTATTTTCTGCCACGCGCGATCGCGCGATTTAGCGAGGCGTATCCCCGGATTCGCGTCCGGATTCTCGACATTGGAGCGAACGAAGGACTGGAGGCGGTGGCGCGCGGCGAGGCGGATTTCGGCATCAATTTCATCGGAGCGTCGCATGCCGATATCGAGTTCACCAAGCTGGTGGACGATCCCTTTGTGCTCGCTTGCCGTCAAGACCATCCTCTCGCGAAACGAAAGTACGTGAGCTGGGCGGACTTGAAGTCTGAGCGGATCATCATGGTCGGCCGCAATAGCGGCAATCGTGCACTGATCGATAATGCACTCGTGCAACACGGTGAGCAGCTCAGCTGGACCTATGAAGTTGCACATCTCTCCGGATCGCTCGGCCTCGTTGAAGCAGGGCTTGGTATCGCCGTGCTGCCGCGCCTGGCAACTCCGGCCCCGGGTCACCCTATCATTCGGGCGATTCGGTTGACCGCCCCTGAAATCTCCAGGACGATCGGCATCATACGCCGTCGCGGTGCCGGCCTCTCGCCTTCCGCGAGCCGCATGCTGGCGATGCTTCTTGAGACGTGGAGCTTCCGCAAGCGCAAGTAAGAGCGTCGGCCAAACACGCGACTCCGAGATCTGCAGTTGACCGGGCAGGGTGGGCAGTCGGTGCCGCTCGGAGCCGTGCAGCGCCGGAGAAGCGTTGTCATGATCAAGATCATTGCCGTGCTCTGCAGTCTTGCCTCTCCGGCAAATTGTCACGAGCAAATCGTCACCACCTCCGATTTCGCCGACGTTTCGATGCAGTCATGCCTGGTCGGCGTCCCGCAGCTCGCCGAGTGGATGAAGCAGCATCCGGCTGAGCGCCTGGCTGCATGGCGCTGCGTGGTTGGCAAACAGGACGGCAGGGGAGCCTAGAGCACAAAGCGTTACTAATGCATCGAGAACAGCGGCGGAACCGACTTGTGAGTCGGCAGCTGCAAGAAGAGACCGGCGGTGTAGCGCCCGCCGGCCTGTTCTTTTGGCGGGCTTGACCCGAGTATTATGGGAGCCAGACGTTGATTACGTCCAACGTTAGAGCCAAGTGTCAGCCGCCGCATTGCTTGCCAGCGCGTCGTTGAGCGCTTCGATCTCGGCGTCGAGCAGGGCGAGATCTCGCTGACGATCATTGCTTCGAATGCAACTCGCGGTGTTTTGGCGCGTCGTGACCAGTTGGTTTGACGTAGCGTAGGCGCGGCATATTCGTTCGTTGTGAGCTGGCTTGGTTGGTTGGCTGAGAATCGTGGCCGAGCGGATGTGCGAGGCCGCAATTTCAGATGCCGATGTGCATTCAGATGCGCGTGCTGGAATCGACAGCACGATGACCGCCACGGAGGCAATCATAATGGAATTCCTCAGCATTGCGCGGCTCCGATCCTTATGCGGATGCTGCGCATAGTTATTCGGGCCGCCGAATAGCCTCGCGAACGTCGTTGTCGAAAGTTGAACGTGCTTGTGCCAATGGGTCGGGAGTGGGTCCTCCCGGCGATACAACTCGGTGGCAGGAGCGTTCACGGCAACTGCGTTCCAGAAGTGACGATGGCGGCGATGTAGATTGGTTTCGTCGCTCCCCGACGCGTTAACCTTGTCCCCCGGGCGACACGAAACCTGCCATGAGCACCTGCCTCCCGAGTCGCTCTTCGGTGCCAATGTGGCGCCGTCAGGTCATTGGGCCGATGGCAACCAGCGCCATCGGCCTTTTTTGTCACCCTACACAGAAAAACCGACGTCATTTGCTCAGCGGAAGCGGGAC
It encodes the following:
- a CDS encoding CoA ester lyase, which translates into the protein MRLPITYLFVPGDRPERFKRALGSGADVVILDLEDAVHPDRKAEARAGVAEWCHCRPVANKRTLVRINGATTPWFADDLAMLRALHGVGAMVPKAEARDVLTDVLAALGEEPVLVPLIESALGLRAIDMLAGTVGVQRLAFGTLDFALDLGLSEDPRGLLMPASQIALASRCAGLAAPIAGVTAAIHDHDALVNDIAFARSLGFAAKLCIHPRQVPIVRAAFAPSAEELDWARRVVSAVAAGVGAAQVDGRMVDAPVLRRAQSIIERADSSSNQEAQ
- a CDS encoding CaiB/BaiF CoA-transferase family protein, which gives rise to MRPLDGITVITLEHAIAAPFATRQLADLGARVIKVERPGVGDFARGYDARVRGLASHFVWTNRSKESLALDIKHPEARQILKRLIQVHADVLVQNLAPGATARLGFGYQDLVAQKPGIIVCDISGYGNDGPYRDKKAYDLLIQAEAGFLSVTGTKETPSKAGPSIADIAAGMYAFSNILAALIERQKTGKGRHIDISMLEALGEWMSYPLYYAFDGAAPPARTGASHATIYPYGLFQAGDGNTVLLGLQNEREWVAFCEYVLRRPELAREERFAGNAQRNAARQELEAIIDATFASLSAAEVIERLEQANIANARANDMDALWAHPQLQARARWRNVGTPRGEVPALLPPGSWEDGDPRMDPVPALGEHTGAILEQLGYSATQIAGLRAEGAI
- a CDS encoding MaoC family dehydratase N-terminal domain-containing protein; its protein translation is MNLTDWIGRSETVTDTATPTPYAALSAMLDGPAERPAVGTPLPPLWHWLYFLPLHRQSEIGPDGHAKRGGFLPPVPLPRRMWAGSQFHFHRPIRIGDRLKRVSRIENITEKSGRSGCLVFVKVRHEVSRNDAAAPSLTEFHDIVYRGPPRPEDKAPPPIAAPANAEWQQEWTPDDVLLFRYSALTFNGHRIHYDRRYVTEVEGYPGLVVHGPLIATLLLDLLRHKRADAELVEFRFRAVRPIFDVNKFSVCGAPDPDGNIHLWARDHEGWLTMDATAVTK
- the dctA gene encoding C4-dicarboxylate transporter DctA is translated as MRVDASGPSDGTATRKPFYRLLYVQVLVGVVLGIAVGHVWPDFGAALKPLGDGFVKLVKMMIAPIVFCTIVSGISSLHDNREIARTLIKSMVLFYGLTVAALLAGLVAVSVLEPGAGMHVAVSSLDPSVAARYTKQASPVGFADFMLHIIPHSFIGAFAEGEVLPVLLISILVAFGINRAGNAGAPLMKGIDSFSHALFASFGFIMKLAPLGAFGAMAFTIGRYGIRSMGSLGLLILTFYVACGAFVVLVLGALARINGFSLWKTIRYFREELLIVLGTSSSEPALPGALRKLERLGCQKGVSGLVLPLGYSFNLDGSAIYLTLASLFIAQACDVHLSWGQIAAMLGLMLLTSKGAAGVTGSGFVALVATLTVMPDLPVAGVALLIGIDRFMSEARALTSMISNCVASIVVSLWENACDRSTLTRELDQNGAAAVSCVETRQFA
- a CDS encoding LysR family transcriptional regulator produces the protein MNAELLDLKAFVTVAELGSFVRTAAALNLSQPALSRRIQKLEETLGAPLLERSTRHVALTMVGRDFLPKMRRLIDEYETSVLAIRDFGARSSGLVTIAAVPTSVFYFLPRAIARFSEAYPRIRVRILDIGANEGLEAVARGEADFGINFIGASHADIEFTKLVDDPFVLACRQDHPLAKRKYVSWADLKSERIIMVGRNSGNRALIDNALVQHGEQLSWTYEVAHLSGSLGLVEAGLGIAVLPRLATPAPGHPIIRAIRLTAPEISRTIGIIRRRGAGLSPSASRMLAMLLETWSFRKRK